The following coding sequences are from one Paenibacillus sp. FSL R5-0912 window:
- a CDS encoding stalk domain-containing protein encodes MNITKKVFISSILATGLFCGAVGVYAADGVSLVQAYLNSTIKFTVNGVSWTPKDANGNKLSPLVYNGSTYLPAKAVGEAMNASVLWNAGTKTVAITTTGSANAGEPYNDSSSATTTPVTNVPVTTAPAATAPASQSSSLPSGLLTLPYNHDLTAVGENNKSVALAFIQAYGNALTSGSNSSYNALIDKYVIDDLNDYDMGYKKTSKDNAAKSISGVVKLNESAVITKYAGILKSATLSDVKLDTTWSEKYSTSTTLCYKVELPGFFISSFSVFFEFDMDKETNTYYLVAVNI; translated from the coding sequence ATGAATATTACAAAAAAAGTATTTATCTCTTCCATTTTGGCTACCGGGTTGTTCTGCGGGGCTGTAGGGGTTTACGCTGCAGACGGGGTTTCGTTAGTACAAGCTTACCTTAATAGTACTATTAAGTTTACTGTGAATGGCGTTTCGTGGACTCCTAAAGATGCAAATGGAAATAAACTCTCCCCTCTAGTATACAATGGTTCAACCTACCTTCCTGCCAAGGCAGTCGGTGAAGCAATGAATGCATCCGTTCTTTGGAATGCCGGTACTAAAACCGTCGCCATTACAACTACTGGAAGTGCCAACGCCGGAGAACCTTATAATGATTCATCATCAGCTACGACTACACCAGTCACCAATGTACCAGTAACAACTGCTCCAGCAGCTACCGCCCCTGCCTCTCAGTCAAGCAGCCTTCCAAGTGGACTGCTCACCCTGCCTTATAATCATGATCTCACTGCAGTAGGCGAAAACAACAAATCTGTAGCATTAGCTTTTATCCAAGCTTACGGAAATGCCTTAACTTCCGGATCCAACTCAAGCTATAATGCTTTAATCGATAAATATGTGATTGACGATTTAAATGACTACGACATGGGCTACAAAAAAACATCGAAGGACAATGCAGCTAAATCGATCTCCGGGGTAGTAAAATTGAATGAAAGTGCAGTTATTACGAAATATGCGGGCATTTTAAAGAGTGCCACACTTAGTGATGTGAAATTAGACACAACCTGGTCTGAAAAATATTCAACCTCTACTACATTGTGCTACAAAGTAGAATTACCCGGTTTCTTCATATCTTCATTTAGTGTCTTTTTTGAATTTGATATGGATAAAGAAACGAACACTTATTATCTTGTAGCAGTCAATATCTAA
- a CDS encoding LysE family translocator — MNIVSFIIYCIVVTFTPGPTNIVILSSVQHHGAKKTMEYVGGATLAFGLLLAASTLLNRMLANIIPHILGVMQIIGSLYMLYLAYQVYRMGRTEDNSRHSSGFVSGLLMQFANPKVLLFTLTVIPGYVMPYYSSPAAAFIFVLVITVIGFLAFTTWVVFGSIFKSFLQRHQRVMNSIMALFLVYSAVMVSGIL; from the coding sequence ATGAATATCGTTTCTTTCATCATCTATTGTATTGTGGTAACCTTCACACCCGGCCCTACCAATATTGTGATTCTATCTTCCGTGCAGCATCACGGGGCCAAAAAAACAATGGAATACGTCGGCGGAGCCACACTGGCGTTTGGACTGCTGCTTGCCGCCTCCACCCTGCTGAACCGCATGCTTGCGAACATCATCCCGCATATTCTCGGCGTCATGCAGATCATCGGCAGCTTGTACATGCTCTACCTGGCTTACCAGGTCTACAGGATGGGCCGTACCGAGGACAATTCCCGCCACTCCTCCGGCTTCGTCTCCGGGCTGCTGATGCAATTCGCCAATCCGAAGGTGCTGCTGTTCACGCTGACCGTTATCCCGGGTTATGTTATGCCTTATTATAGTTCACCCGCAGCAGCCTTCATCTTCGTTCTGGTAATTACTGTGATCGGTTTTCTGGCATTCACTACCTGGGTCGTATTCGGCTCCATATTCAAGAGCTTTCTGCAGCGGCATCAGCGGGTGATGAATAGTATCATGGCACTTTTTCTAGTATACTCTGCTGTAATGGTATCCGGAATTTTATAG
- a CDS encoding AraC family transcriptional regulator: MEQFNYRKSAEILALSASMTDFTYKKHCHEEYALGVTLRGIQQYHLAGSLHSSHPGGVMLFNPEQYHDGNSYDRAGIDYVMLYIKPAKFAEILGKQELRFTSPIVYDRELAQSVYSLNQAVQNGADNALCSELLLQLAHLAAHTEIEAAMRTDNAFVQQAKEMMYYSLGQVLKLDHISQELGLSKYQFIREFKSHTGISPYQFFLNCKVEHARQSIEKNKDIYSAVAEYGFTDLTHLNRHFKSVFGLTAYEYMSQLA, from the coding sequence GTGGAACAATTCAATTATAGAAAGTCTGCAGAGATTCTCGCCTTATCAGCCAGCATGACGGATTTCACTTACAAAAAGCATTGTCACGAAGAATATGCCCTGGGCGTAACACTGCGCGGTATCCAGCAATATCATCTGGCTGGCAGCCTGCACTCCTCCCATCCGGGCGGTGTCATGTTGTTTAACCCCGAACAGTACCACGACGGCAATTCCTATGATAGAGCAGGTATTGATTATGTCATGCTCTATATTAAGCCGGCCAAGTTTGCAGAGATTCTGGGCAAGCAGGAGCTGCGGTTCACCTCGCCTATCGTCTATGACAGGGAACTGGCACAATCCGTCTATTCCTTGAACCAAGCGGTCCAGAACGGCGCTGACAACGCACTTTGCAGTGAATTGCTGCTTCAGCTGGCCCATCTGGCCGCCCATACCGAAATCGAAGCCGCCATGCGGACCGATAATGCCTTTGTTCAACAAGCCAAGGAAATGATGTACTACAGCCTCGGCCAAGTGCTTAAGCTTGATCACATCTCACAGGAGTTAGGCCTGTCCAAATATCAGTTCATCCGCGAGTTCAAATCACATACAGGCATCTCGCCTTACCAATTCTTCCTGAACTGCAAGGTTGAACATGCCAGACAATCGATCGAGAAGAACAAGGATATCTATTCCGCAGTAGCCGAATACGGCTTCACAGACCTGACTCACCTGAACCGGCATTTCAAAAGTGTCTTCGGCCTTACAGCCTATGAATACATGTCACAGCTGGCTTAA
- a CDS encoding HIT family protein, whose translation MEECLICSRINMIKDGTNKYFVAELETGYVVLGDHQYFEGYTLFLGKEHKRELHELDSGYKQKFLVEMSIAAEAVYKAFKPYKLNYELLGNGDSHMHWHIFPRQLTEPNPAHPVWLTPRETMYSDSCRPSEERLAELKQALLTELNKLI comes from the coding sequence ATGGAAGAATGTTTGATTTGCAGCCGCATTAATATGATCAAAGATGGCACGAATAAGTACTTTGTAGCCGAGCTCGAGACAGGGTATGTGGTACTTGGAGACCATCAATATTTCGAAGGCTACACTTTATTTTTGGGTAAGGAACATAAACGCGAGCTGCATGAACTGGACAGCGGCTACAAACAGAAATTTCTGGTCGAAATGAGCATCGCAGCAGAAGCGGTGTATAAGGCATTCAAGCCGTACAAATTAAATTATGAGCTGCTGGGAAACGGCGATTCGCATATGCACTGGCATATTTTCCCGAGACAGCTGACAGAACCGAATCCGGCACATCCCGTCTGGTTGACACCCAGAGAAACGATGTATTCAGACAGCTGCAGACCCAGTGAGGAGAGACTGGCCGAATTGAAGCAGGCATTATTAACCGAACTCAATAAGTTAATCTAA
- a CDS encoding TetR/AcrR family transcriptional regulator: MGTGIKTDRRILRTREAINRAFLELFGEKELEQITINDIAERANVNRGTVYLHYTDKYDLLNRCIEDHLGRMFLSCNMTRTPDGDVGLISEMKPVFLYFEQNFLFFSAMLANQRTTIFRERLLEIVSANVIHKLEMEKSVPEGMDKQLIAHFMASAFVGTVEWWIQNRMPHAPEEMAQQVRSLFEGNTMYRGHQ, encoded by the coding sequence ATGGGTACCGGAATCAAGACAGACAGACGGATTCTGAGAACAAGAGAAGCGATTAACAGAGCTTTTCTGGAGCTTTTTGGGGAGAAGGAGCTGGAACAAATCACGATTAACGATATCGCGGAACGGGCAAATGTAAACCGGGGGACCGTCTATCTGCACTACACCGACAAATATGATCTGCTCAACAGATGCATCGAGGATCACCTGGGCAGAATGTTCCTATCCTGCAATATGACCCGCACTCCGGACGGAGATGTTGGACTCATCAGCGAAATGAAGCCGGTATTTCTCTATTTCGAACAGAACTTCCTGTTCTTCTCCGCTATGCTTGCCAACCAGAGAACCACAATCTTCCGTGAACGCCTGCTGGAGATTGTCTCGGCGAATGTAATTCATAAGCTGGAGATGGAGAAGTCTGTTCCTGAAGGAATGGATAAGCAGCTCATTGCCCATTTCATGGCCTCGGCCTTCGTGGGCACTGTAGAGTGGTGGATTCAGAACCGGATGCCGCATGCTCCGGAAGAGATGGCGCAGCAGGTGCGGAGCTTGTTTGAGGGTAATACAATGTATAGGGGACATCAATAA